A window of the Lactuca sativa cultivar Salinas chromosome 5, Lsat_Salinas_v11, whole genome shotgun sequence genome harbors these coding sequences:
- the LOC111892542 gene encoding tubby-like F-box protein 3, translating to MSFKSIIQDMKGEFGSISRKGFGLRSRSLKLVEDESMSIVDALKQSCWANMPPELLRDVLMRIEASECTWPPRKNVVSCAGVCRNWREIMKEIVKNPELSGKLTFPISLKQPGSRGSLIQCYIKRNQSAQTYHLYLSLNQASNDDGKFLLAAKKCRRATCTDYIISLNPEDVSKGSSTYIGKLRSNFLGTKFTIYDAQPSNGGVLATKCRSFRPGSMKRVSPRVPVGNYPVSHISYELNVLGSRGPRRMQCVMNAIPASAMEPGGVAPTQTEFLVNKTDSFSSLPFFRSKSARMGMDSCESSLHSETKLLMLKNKAPRWHEQLQCWCLNFNGRVTVASVKNFQLVACSGEENGEDVIVQFGKVGKDAFTMDYQYPISAFQAFAICLSSFDTKIACE from the exons ATGTCGTTTAAGAGTATAATTCAGGACATGAAGGGAGAGTTTGGTAGTATTTCTAGAAAAGGGTTTGGTTTGAGGTCGAGATCACTAAAATTGGTCGAGGACGAATCTATGAGCATTGTTGATGCGTTGAAGCAGAGTTGTTGGGCCAACATGCCGCCGGAGTTGTTGCGGGACGTGTTGATGAGGATTGAGGCATCCGAGTGTACCTGGCCTCCTCGGAAGAATGTGGTGTCTTGTGCCGGTGTTTGTAGGAATTGGAGAGAAATCATGAAAGAAATTGTTAAGAACCCAGAACTTTCTGGCAAATTGACTTTCCCCATATCACTGAAACAG CCTGGTTCAAGAGGATCTCTGATACAATGCTATATAAAGCGGAACCAAAGCGCTCAAACATATCATCTCTACCTCAGTTTGAATCAAG CATCAAACGATGATGGGAAGTTCCTTCTTGCTGCAAAAAAGTGTAGACGTGCCACATGCACAGATTATATTATCTCTCTCAATCCAGAAGATGTATCAAAAGGGAGCAGCACTTACATCGGAAAATTAAG ATCAAACTTCCTTGGGACAAAATTCACAATCTATGATGCACAGCCTTCAAATGGTGGAGTTTTGGCAACAAAATGTCGTTCATTCAGACCAGGGAGTATGAAAAGAGTGTCGCCCAGAGTTCCTGTTGGAAACTACCCGGTTTCCCACATTTCATACGAGCTGAATGTCTTGGGGTCCAG GGGTCCAAGAAGGATGCAATGTGTGATGAATGCAATCCCTGCAAGTGCCATGGAGCCAGGAGGAGTGGCTCCAACTCAAACCGAGTTCCTGGTCAACAAGACGGATTCGTTTTCATCTCTTCCCTTTTTCAGATCAAAATCTGCACGCATGGGAATGGACAGTTGTGAATCCTCCCTCCATTCGGAGACGAAGCTGCTGATGCTGAAGAACAAGGCGCCCAGGTGGCATGAACAGCTACAATGCTGGTGCCTCAACTTCAATGGGAGGGTCACAGTTGCTTCGGTTAAAAACTTTCAGTTGGTGGCTTGTAGTGGGGAGGAGAATGGAGAAGATGTGATTGTACAGTTTGGGAAAGTTGGAAAAGATGCATTCACCATGGATTATCAGTACCCGATATCAGCCTTCCAGGCCTTTGCTATATGCCTTAGCAGCTTTGACACTAAAATTGCCTGTGAATAA